In Etheostoma spectabile isolate EspeVRDwgs_2016 chromosome 20, UIUC_Espe_1.0, whole genome shotgun sequence, the following are encoded in one genomic region:
- the bbof1a gene encoding basal body-orientation factor 1 isoform X1 codes for MPKKKFAKVKRAKAGKGKKESKQESKTDKESDIDKAKANAALWELRLQVNDQSLVQYREACRKLARANEELTNQLYRAEKDTIDITGFLKRQDAAKDEKINTLQKKLKSQEASAHEEHNKLVYDYTIQINEMKEMFRKKSSDFNMIHDGKKKIQQFEKSKAQMEQELSDIREKMEVADKEHRENLNKMQYKFFKEKDRLEREAKQTIALVVERAHNEAIVQLDDASRSVFKENVRLNEALKYHIKEAEDLHILTNSMAKENASLELDKNTFELTVKKNAAQMEAQNKELSKLRSKVASLEQTLEQKAREAEREEKKEKEKTLVSIQASQVELEKLQKVLSMRESELGHIKRLASTIVEQRTELELFFHEALAQVKQEIMASRLQYKKEALQAYRCRVREATAGRLKFPPIRTFHKGPHSTNSVYSDMEAAARWTHQPDSKVEISDLTWEQKEQVLRLLFAKMNRQRERKASQHMALSASSEKKSLIDSDAAGIREELSPATFITQAPEPVLLLNPNSLPDIHTT; via the exons ATGCCGAAGAAGAAATTCGCTAAAGTAAAGAGGGCGAAAGCCGG gaaaggaaagaaagaaagcaagcaggagtcaaaaacagacaaagagtCTGATATCGACAAAGCCAAGGCCAACGCTGCGCTTTGGGAGCTGAGGTTACAGGTCAACGACCAGTCGCTCGTGCAGTACCGCGAGGCTTGTCGCAAGTTGGCACGCGCAAACGAAGAGCTCACCAACCAACTGTACCGTGCGGAGAAGGACACAATCGATATAACTGGCTTTCTGAAGAGACAAGATGCAGCTAAAGATGAGAAG ATCAATACGCTGCAGAAAAAACTCAAAAGCCAAGAGGCAAGTGCACACGAAGAGCACAACAAACTG GTTTATGATTACACAATTCAAATCAATGAGATGAAGGAAATGTTCAGAAAAAAGTCCAGTGACTTTAACATGATCCACGATGGGAAGAAGAAaattcagcagtttgagaagAGTAAAGCCCAGATGGAGCAGGAGCTCAGtgat attaGAGAAAAAATGGAAGTTGCTGACAAGGAGCACAGGGAAAACCTTAACAAAATGCAGTACAAATTCTTCAAAGAAAAG GATCGCCTGGAGAGAGAAGCTAAGCAAACGATAGCACTGGTGGTGGAGAGGGCCCACAATGAGGccattgt GCAGTTGGACGATGCCTCGCGCTCTGTGTTCAAGGAGAATGTCCGTCTCAATGAAGCGCTGAAATATCACATAAAGGAGGCAGAGGATCTTCACATATTGACAAATTCAATGGCTAAGGAGAATGCCTCCCTGGAACTGGACAAG AACACGTTTGAGTTGACGGTAAAGAAAAACGCAGCTCAGATGGAGGCCCAAAATAAGGAGCTATCTAAACTGAGGTCCAAGGTCGCTTCCCTGGAGCAGACCCTGGAGCAAAAAGCTAGAGAggctgagagagaggagaagaaggagaaagagaagaccCTGGTCAGCATCCAGGCCAGCCAGGTAGAGTTGGAGAAGCTGCAGAAAGTGCTTTCTATGCGAGAGAGCGAATTGGGGCACATCAAGCGGCTAGCAAGCACCATTGTAGAGCAGCGCACAGAGCTGGAGCTGTTCTTCCACGAGGCACTGGCTCAGGTGAAGCAGGAGATCATGGCCAGCAGGTTGCAATACAAAAAGGAGGCACTACAGGCTTATCGCTGTAGGGTGAGAGAAGCCACAGCCGGAAGACTAAAGTTCCCACCCATCCGCACCTTTCATAAAGGCCCCCACAGTACCAACTCTGTCTATTCAGACATGGAGGCGGCTGCAAGGTG GACTCATCAACCAGACAGCAAAGTTGAAATCTCAGATCTCACTTGGGAGCAGAAGGAACAAGTGCTCAGGCTTCTCTTTGCTAAAATGAATAGACAGAGGGAAAG GAAAGCCAGCCAACATATGGCTTTGTCTGCCTCCTCTGAGAAGAAGAGTCTTATTGACAGCGATGCTGCCGG AATTAGAGAGGAGCTCTCCCCGGCGACCTTCATAACCCAGGCGCCTGAGCCTGTGTTACTTTTGAACCCAAACAGCCTGCCGGATATACACACCACATGA
- the bbof1a gene encoding basal body-orientation factor 1 isoform X2, translated as MPKKKFAKVKRAKAGKGKKESKQESKTDKESDIDKAKANAALWELRLQVNDQSLVQYREACRKLARANEELTNQLYRAEKDTIDITGFLKRQDAAKDEKINTLQKKLKSQEASAHEEHNKLVYDYTIQINEMKEMFRKKSSDFNMIHDGKKKIQQFEKSKAQMEQELSDIREKMEVADKEHRENLNKMQYKFFKEKDRLEREAKQTIALVVERAHNEAIVQLDDASRSVFKENVRLNEALKYHIKEAEDLHILTNSMAKENASLELDKNTFELTVKKNAAQMEAQNKELSKLRSKVASLEQTLEQKAREAEREEKKEKEKTLVSIQASQVELEKLQKVLSMRESELGHIKRLASTIVEQRTELELFFHEALAQVKQEIMASRLQYKKEALQAYRCRVREATAGRLKFPPIRTFHKGPHSTNSVYSDMEAAARTHQPDSKVEISDLTWEQKEQVLRLLFAKMNRQRERKASQHMALSASSEKKSLIDSDAAGIREELSPATFITQAPEPVLLLNPNSLPDIHTT; from the exons ATGCCGAAGAAGAAATTCGCTAAAGTAAAGAGGGCGAAAGCCGG gaaaggaaagaaagaaagcaagcaggagtcaaaaacagacaaagagtCTGATATCGACAAAGCCAAGGCCAACGCTGCGCTTTGGGAGCTGAGGTTACAGGTCAACGACCAGTCGCTCGTGCAGTACCGCGAGGCTTGTCGCAAGTTGGCACGCGCAAACGAAGAGCTCACCAACCAACTGTACCGTGCGGAGAAGGACACAATCGATATAACTGGCTTTCTGAAGAGACAAGATGCAGCTAAAGATGAGAAG ATCAATACGCTGCAGAAAAAACTCAAAAGCCAAGAGGCAAGTGCACACGAAGAGCACAACAAACTG GTTTATGATTACACAATTCAAATCAATGAGATGAAGGAAATGTTCAGAAAAAAGTCCAGTGACTTTAACATGATCCACGATGGGAAGAAGAAaattcagcagtttgagaagAGTAAAGCCCAGATGGAGCAGGAGCTCAGtgat attaGAGAAAAAATGGAAGTTGCTGACAAGGAGCACAGGGAAAACCTTAACAAAATGCAGTACAAATTCTTCAAAGAAAAG GATCGCCTGGAGAGAGAAGCTAAGCAAACGATAGCACTGGTGGTGGAGAGGGCCCACAATGAGGccattgt GCAGTTGGACGATGCCTCGCGCTCTGTGTTCAAGGAGAATGTCCGTCTCAATGAAGCGCTGAAATATCACATAAAGGAGGCAGAGGATCTTCACATATTGACAAATTCAATGGCTAAGGAGAATGCCTCCCTGGAACTGGACAAG AACACGTTTGAGTTGACGGTAAAGAAAAACGCAGCTCAGATGGAGGCCCAAAATAAGGAGCTATCTAAACTGAGGTCCAAGGTCGCTTCCCTGGAGCAGACCCTGGAGCAAAAAGCTAGAGAggctgagagagaggagaagaaggagaaagagaagaccCTGGTCAGCATCCAGGCCAGCCAGGTAGAGTTGGAGAAGCTGCAGAAAGTGCTTTCTATGCGAGAGAGCGAATTGGGGCACATCAAGCGGCTAGCAAGCACCATTGTAGAGCAGCGCACAGAGCTGGAGCTGTTCTTCCACGAGGCACTGGCTCAGGTGAAGCAGGAGATCATGGCCAGCAGGTTGCAATACAAAAAGGAGGCACTACAGGCTTATCGCTGTAGGGTGAGAGAAGCCACAGCCGGAAGACTAAAGTTCCCACCCATCCGCACCTTTCATAAAGGCCCCCACAGTACCAACTCTGTCTATTCAGACATGGAGGCGGCTGCAAG GACTCATCAACCAGACAGCAAAGTTGAAATCTCAGATCTCACTTGGGAGCAGAAGGAACAAGTGCTCAGGCTTCTCTTTGCTAAAATGAATAGACAGAGGGAAAG GAAAGCCAGCCAACATATGGCTTTGTCTGCCTCCTCTGAGAAGAAGAGTCTTATTGACAGCGATGCTGCCGG AATTAGAGAGGAGCTCTCCCCGGCGACCTTCATAACCCAGGCGCCTGAGCCTGTGTTACTTTTGAACCCAAACAGCCTGCCGGATATACACACCACATGA
- the aldh6a1 gene encoding methylmalonate-semialdehyde/malonate-semialdehyde dehydrogenase [acylating], mitochondrial isoform X2 translates to MLAAVDSCSRAFHSWSKTSVLTRQQVFLRYQQLIKDNIKELAKAITVEQGKTLADAEGDVFRGLQVVEHACSITSLMLGETLPSITKDMDTCTYRLPIGVCAGIAPFNFPAMIPLWMFPMGMVCGNTYLLKPSERVPACAMLLARMLQDAGAPDGTLNIIHGQHAAVNFICDHPAIKAISFVGSNQAGEYIYERGSKHGKRVQSNMGAKNHGVVMPDANKENTLNQLVGAAFGAAGQRCMALSAAILVAEARSWLPELVERSKALRVNAGDQPGADVGPLISPQAKERVCNLIQSGVDEGATVLLDGRNVKVKGYEKGNFVGPTIISNVTPEMKCYNEEIFGPVLVVLEADTLDDAISLVNRNLYGNGTAIFTTNGATARKYTHEVDVGQVGVNVPIPVPLPMFSFTGSRGSFRGDMNFYGKQGIQFYTQIKTVTSQWKAEDASLKSPAVTMPTMGR, encoded by the exons ATGTTGGCTGCCGTGGACTCGTGCTCCAGAGCCTTTCACTCCTGGTCTAAGACCTCCGTCTTGACTCGGCAGCAGGTCTTTCTGCGCTATCAGCAGCTTATCAAGGACAACATT AAAGAACTTGCCAAGGCCATCACAGTGGAACAGGGCAAGACCCTTGCAGATGCAGAGGGGGATGTGTTCAGAGGGTTGC AGGTCGTGGAGCACGCCTGCAGCATCACCTCTCTCATGCTCGGTGAAACCCTGCCCTCCATCACCAAGGACATGGACACCTGCACATACCGTCTGCCCATTGGGGTGTGTGCCGGCATCGCACCCTTCAACTTCCCTGCCATGATCCCTTTGTGGATGTTCCCCATGGGCATGGTGTGCGGCAACACCTACCTGCTGAAGCCTTCAGAGCGGGTGCCAGCCTGCGCAATGCTGCTAGCCAGGATGCTGCAGGATGCCGGTGCGCCAGACGGGACGCTCAACATCATCCACGGCCAACACGCTG CTGTGAATTTCATCTGTGACCATCCGGCTATCAAGGCAATCAGCTTTGTTGGCTCAAATCAAGCTGGGGAGTACATTTACGAGAGGGGCTCTAAACATGGCAAGAGGGTCCAGTCAAACATG GGAGCCAAGAACCATGGTGTGGTGATGCCTGATGCCAACAAGGAGAACACTCTGAACCAACTTGTGGGTGCAGCGTTCGGGGCAGCAGGACAGCGCTGCATGGCTCTGTCCGCAGCCATCCTGGTGGCCGAGGCACGGAGCTGGCTGCCGGAGCTGGTGGAGCGCTCCAAGGCTCTGCGCGTCAACGCAG GAGACCAGCCTGGTGCAGACGTGGGCCCTCTGATCTCTCCGCAGGCCAAGGAAAGAGTCTGCAATCTGATCCAGAGTGGTGTGGACGAGGGCGCTACCGTGCTCCTGGATGGCCGAAACGTCAAGGTCAAGGGTTACGAGAAAGGCAACTTTGTGGGTCCCACCATCATCAGCAATGTCACA CCTGAGATGAAGTGCTACAATGAAGAGATCTTCGGGCCTGTGTTGGTTGTTCTTGAGGCAGACACTCTGGACGATGCCATCAGTTTGGTCAACAGGAACCTCTATGGCAACGGTACAGCTATCTTCACCACAAATGGCGCCACTGCACGCAAATACACTCACGAGGTGGACGTGGGCCAG GTTGGAGTCAATGTTCCCATTCCAGTTCCACTGCCTATGTTCTCCTTTACTGGATCAAGAGGATCCTTCCGAGGGGACATGAACTTCTACGGAAAACAA GGCATCCAGTTCTACACACAGATCAAAACTGTAACCTCACAATGGAAAGCTGAAGACGCTTCCTTGAAAAGTCCTGCAGTTACCATGCCGACCATGGGACGCTAA
- the gstz1 gene encoding maleylacetoacetate isomerase isoform X2 → MATQTKPILHGYFRSSCSWRVRIAFALKGIEYDQAPVNLIKDGGQQLTEQYKTLNPMQQVPAVEIDGIILSQSLAVIQYIDETRPGPRLLPADPKKRAQVRMISDVIASGIQPLQNLYVIQKIGAEKVQWAQHFIDRGFQALEPILKQTAGEYCVGDEISMADICLVPQVYNAERFKVDVGQYPTIKRLNQTLLEIEAFKVSNPSCQPDTPADLCA, encoded by the exons ATGGCAACTCAAACCAAG CCTATTCTTCACGGATACTTCAGAAGTTCCTGCTCATGGAGGGTTCGCATTG CTTTTGCTCTGAAAGGTATTGAATATGACCAGGCTCCAGTAAATCTGATCAAAGATGGAGGTCAGCAG CTTACCGAACAGTACAAGACATTAAACCCTATGCAACAAGTGCCTGCAGTTGAAATTGATGGCATCATCCTTTCTCAGTCA CTGGCAGTGATCCAGTACATCGATGAGACCAGGCCGGGCCCTCGGCTTCTCCCAGCAGACCCCAAGAAACGTGCCCAGGTTCGGATGATAAGTGATGTCATTGCCTCTGGGATACAGCCTCTGCAG AATCTATACGTGATTCAGAAAATAGGAGCAGAAAAGGTGCAATGGGCTCAGCACTTCATTGATCGCGGCTTTCAAG CTCTTGAGCCCATTCTGAAGCAAACAGCAGGGGAATATTGTGTAGGTGATGAG ATATCCATGGCAGACATATGTCTGGTCCCACAAGTCTACAATGCAGAGAG GTTCAAAGTGGATGTCGGGCAGTATCCAACTATCAAAAGGTTAAATCAGACCTTACTTGAGATTGAAGCTTTCAAAGTGAGCAACCCATCTTGTCAGCCAGACACACCTGCTGATCTGTGTGCATAG
- the gstz1 gene encoding maleylacetoacetate isomerase isoform X1, whose protein sequence is MHLSLFCLSKPILHGYFRSSCSWRVRIAFALKGIEYDQAPVNLIKDGGQQLTEQYKTLNPMQQVPAVEIDGIILSQSLAVIQYIDETRPGPRLLPADPKKRAQVRMISDVIASGIQPLQNLYVIQKIGAEKVQWAQHFIDRGFQALEPILKQTAGEYCVGDEISMADICLVPQVYNAERFKVDVGQYPTIKRLNQTLLEIEAFKVSNPSCQPDTPADLCA, encoded by the exons ATGCACCTGTCCTTATTTTGCCTATCAAAG CCTATTCTTCACGGATACTTCAGAAGTTCCTGCTCATGGAGGGTTCGCATTG CTTTTGCTCTGAAAGGTATTGAATATGACCAGGCTCCAGTAAATCTGATCAAAGATGGAGGTCAGCAG CTTACCGAACAGTACAAGACATTAAACCCTATGCAACAAGTGCCTGCAGTTGAAATTGATGGCATCATCCTTTCTCAGTCA CTGGCAGTGATCCAGTACATCGATGAGACCAGGCCGGGCCCTCGGCTTCTCCCAGCAGACCCCAAGAAACGTGCCCAGGTTCGGATGATAAGTGATGTCATTGCCTCTGGGATACAGCCTCTGCAG AATCTATACGTGATTCAGAAAATAGGAGCAGAAAAGGTGCAATGGGCTCAGCACTTCATTGATCGCGGCTTTCAAG CTCTTGAGCCCATTCTGAAGCAAACAGCAGGGGAATATTGTGTAGGTGATGAG ATATCCATGGCAGACATATGTCTGGTCCCACAAGTCTACAATGCAGAGAG GTTCAAAGTGGATGTCGGGCAGTATCCAACTATCAAAAGGTTAAATCAGACCTTACTTGAGATTGAAGCTTTCAAAGTGAGCAACCCATCTTGTCAGCCAGACACACCTGCTGATCTGTGTGCATAG
- the aldh6a1 gene encoding methylmalonate-semialdehyde/malonate-semialdehyde dehydrogenase [acylating], mitochondrial isoform X1 has protein sequence MATTALRSVLKAKVPLKVGRMCYSSSVPTTKLFVDGKFVESKTSEWLDIHNPATNEVIARVPKATQEEMLAAVDSCSRAFHSWSKTSVLTRQQVFLRYQQLIKDNIKELAKAITVEQGKTLADAEGDVFRGLQVVEHACSITSLMLGETLPSITKDMDTCTYRLPIGVCAGIAPFNFPAMIPLWMFPMGMVCGNTYLLKPSERVPACAMLLARMLQDAGAPDGTLNIIHGQHAAVNFICDHPAIKAISFVGSNQAGEYIYERGSKHGKRVQSNMGAKNHGVVMPDANKENTLNQLVGAAFGAAGQRCMALSAAILVAEARSWLPELVERSKALRVNAGDQPGADVGPLISPQAKERVCNLIQSGVDEGATVLLDGRNVKVKGYEKGNFVGPTIISNVTPEMKCYNEEIFGPVLVVLEADTLDDAISLVNRNLYGNGTAIFTTNGATARKYTHEVDVGQVGVNVPIPVPLPMFSFTGSRGSFRGDMNFYGKQGIQFYTQIKTVTSQWKAEDASLKSPAVTMPTMGR, from the exons ATGGCGACAACCGCATTAAGATCTGTACTAAAGGCTAAg GTCCCATTAAAAGTTGGCCGCATGTGCTACTCTTCCTCAGTG CCCACCACCAAGCTGTTCGTTGATGGGAAGTTTGTTGAATCCAAAACATCAGAATGGCTGGATATTCACAATCCA GCTACCAACGAGGTGATTGCCCGTGTACCCAAAGCCACCCAGGAGGAGATGTTGGCTGCCGTGGACTCGTGCTCCAGAGCCTTTCACTCCTGGTCTAAGACCTCCGTCTTGACTCGGCAGCAGGTCTTTCTGCGCTATCAGCAGCTTATCAAGGACAACATT AAAGAACTTGCCAAGGCCATCACAGTGGAACAGGGCAAGACCCTTGCAGATGCAGAGGGGGATGTGTTCAGAGGGTTGC AGGTCGTGGAGCACGCCTGCAGCATCACCTCTCTCATGCTCGGTGAAACCCTGCCCTCCATCACCAAGGACATGGACACCTGCACATACCGTCTGCCCATTGGGGTGTGTGCCGGCATCGCACCCTTCAACTTCCCTGCCATGATCCCTTTGTGGATGTTCCCCATGGGCATGGTGTGCGGCAACACCTACCTGCTGAAGCCTTCAGAGCGGGTGCCAGCCTGCGCAATGCTGCTAGCCAGGATGCTGCAGGATGCCGGTGCGCCAGACGGGACGCTCAACATCATCCACGGCCAACACGCTG CTGTGAATTTCATCTGTGACCATCCGGCTATCAAGGCAATCAGCTTTGTTGGCTCAAATCAAGCTGGGGAGTACATTTACGAGAGGGGCTCTAAACATGGCAAGAGGGTCCAGTCAAACATG GGAGCCAAGAACCATGGTGTGGTGATGCCTGATGCCAACAAGGAGAACACTCTGAACCAACTTGTGGGTGCAGCGTTCGGGGCAGCAGGACAGCGCTGCATGGCTCTGTCCGCAGCCATCCTGGTGGCCGAGGCACGGAGCTGGCTGCCGGAGCTGGTGGAGCGCTCCAAGGCTCTGCGCGTCAACGCAG GAGACCAGCCTGGTGCAGACGTGGGCCCTCTGATCTCTCCGCAGGCCAAGGAAAGAGTCTGCAATCTGATCCAGAGTGGTGTGGACGAGGGCGCTACCGTGCTCCTGGATGGCCGAAACGTCAAGGTCAAGGGTTACGAGAAAGGCAACTTTGTGGGTCCCACCATCATCAGCAATGTCACA CCTGAGATGAAGTGCTACAATGAAGAGATCTTCGGGCCTGTGTTGGTTGTTCTTGAGGCAGACACTCTGGACGATGCCATCAGTTTGGTCAACAGGAACCTCTATGGCAACGGTACAGCTATCTTCACCACAAATGGCGCCACTGCACGCAAATACACTCACGAGGTGGACGTGGGCCAG GTTGGAGTCAATGTTCCCATTCCAGTTCCACTGCCTATGTTCTCCTTTACTGGATCAAGAGGATCCTTCCGAGGGGACATGAACTTCTACGGAAAACAA GGCATCCAGTTCTACACACAGATCAAAACTGTAACCTCACAATGGAAAGCTGAAGACGCTTCCTTGAAAAGTCCTGCAGTTACCATGCCGACCATGGGACGCTAA